The sequence ACGATGTCAGCAGCAAGAAGTGATGTAAAACGGAGCCAGTTGGTTTTCGTAGAATTCAGAAAACGATAGAAGGTGTTCTTGGAAAACGCTTCTTTGAAGGAACCTGTTTTCTGTTGCATATACATACTTCTTCCAGTGAAAATGTTCCCCATCTTATACTTAAGCAGAGAAACAGAGGAAACGCCTTTCTCTTTGGTGCCGTTGCATTGCTTCAACAACCTGCCAACGTGATGCTTGATAAAAAACTTCTGGACACAATCAAGTAATGCTACCTCATTGCTATTGTTCTGTGATATACTGGACATGGCATAAATCCCCTTTTCTATTTTGGTTTTTCGACAATTCTATTATACCAAAGGAACGTATTTATGCCTTTTTAATTGGCTGAAATATTGAATTTTCAAGGTTAATCACACCTTATTGGTGTGGGAAGTTTGAGTTATTTAGTTGCTATTCGCGGATTTATGTTAACTTATCAAGTTTCACTTAGATTTGATAACGCACAAAATTTTTCGAATTTATCTGATTATGGAATCTATTATGATTCATTGGGAAGAAAATACTATGCGGTATTTGATATTCCGGAATTTATAATGCATAAGAAATTTGTATCTGACTCATTCATTACATCGAGTACAGATATTCCTGCAATACATTCGAAATATAGTCTTAAGGCAAATTTATTTATAGAAGAGACAACAGGATTTAAAAGTTTTAAATCATTTGAACAAAAATTGTGTGTATATGGAGCACTTAATACGCCGAGGGGATTCACATCATTAATTTCGATGCCAACAGGTGGAGGAAAAAGCCTAGTAACTCAAGTTCTAGGATATGAAAAAAATGGCTTATCGGTTGTAATTGTTCCAACTGTTTCTTTGGCAATAGATCAGGAAAGAGCAGCACGAACAAATATTAAGTGTTATAAGGAAGGAGAAATTTACTGTTATTATAGTGGAACAAAAAATTTTAAAGAAATAAAAACAGCTATAGAACAAAGAACAGTAAGATTACTCTTCATATCTCCAGAAGCATTGATAAAGAACGAGCAATTTAGTGAATTAATTTCAAAAGCAAATATGGACAGATATCTCAAAAATATTATTATTGATGAAGCTCATATAGTAGTGGCTTGGGGTGACTTTTTCAGGGTTGATTATCAGTGCATAAGTCCGTGGAGAAATGAGCTATTAAAGGTTAATCCAGAGTTGAGAACATATTTGTTATCAGCAACATATCGTGACGAAACGGTATTATCATTAAAACATCTTTTTGCAATAAATAACGATTGGCTAGAAATAAGATGCGATTCATTGAGAAAAGAACCACGTTTTATTTATAGTAAAGCTAAAAATTATTCTGATAAACGAAAAAAAGTTTTAGATATGGTGAATTTGCTTCCACATCCAATGATTTTATATGTTAATGCTCCATATGAAGCAGATAAATGGAAAGAGTATCTAGAAAATAAAGGGTATTCAAATATTAATACTTTTACGGGTGACACAAAGTCAAACGAAAGAAGAAATCTAATTGATGATTGGGTCAATAACAAATTTGATTTAATGATAGCGACATCTGCATTTGGCGTGGGTGTAGATAAGCCAGATGTTAGAAGTGTAGTACATCTTTATATGCCTGAGAGTCCAGATACATATTATCAAGAATTGGGAAGAGGCGGAAGAGATGGTCTTCCTTGTATTAGTGCCATGTGTATTGATGAAGATGATATTTCAAGAGCTTTTAATCATGTGAGCAAAGTTCTAACAACGGATAAGTTTTGGGGACGATGGTGGAGTATGTATCGAAACCCAAACAATCAGTGGCAGGGTGGTAATATTGCAATTATGGCTTCTACAAAGCCTAATTATAATAAAATTAATTATTTTGAAGAAGGCAATGATACCGATGAAAAGTGGAATATCAATGTATTACTTCTGTTGAATAGAAAAAAACAAATCAAAATAACAGGGTTAGATTTGGATGCGGAAAATAGATATATTTTCACTGTGAAGATATTAAATGATGTTATTACACAAGAAACGAGTGAAGCTAAAGCAGTTTTTGAAAAAATAAGAGATGAAGAAGCAATGAAATCTCAAAATGCTTTTTTTACAATAAAGAATGCAATTGATAAATCTGATCGATTATGTTGGTCGGAAATGTTTTTTGAAACGTATCCTTTAGTATCTGAATGTTGTCCAGGCTGCAATTGTCATGAAAATATGATAATTACAGAAAACAATCGTTTCCCACTGGTTGTTGATGTGAAAGGACCAGAGAAAAATCTGACAGATGAAATGGTTGATTTTTTTGCAAATACAAATGAAGCATTGATTATCACAGATGAAGATCCAGGTGAATTAATACAAAAATATAAACCTAATGTTGTGGTAAGTAGTTCTCTAGACAATATAAGAGAATCAAATATCGTTGGAATTAATTATATGAATTTTCAAGAATTAAGAGCTCTTCAAGTTCATGATAATGGTTTTTACATTTCAGGATTAGTAATGGCAATATATGATGATGATGATAAAGATCAAGCTAAAGCAGAGTATCAAACTATTTATAAGTATTTAAATAAAAAAAGATATGTGATACATGTTTCTAAACATGATTTTTGTGTGTCAAACAATACAGGAAAAATGATTACAGATCAAATTGATGGGACTGTAATTAGATAGGAGGAAAAATGTTTACTGGGAAAATGGTTACAGAAGCAATACCTACAAGGGTTTTTGCTTTGTACAGAATTGTAACATCTAAGAAAAATATTTCTCGATCTGATTTACAAGAATTAATGGAACCAAAAGAAATATATGAAGGCACTTCTTATTTTTCTACAATATTAAAAACAGCAACTGAATTAAAACTAGTTGATATTCAGGATAATTATGTAACAGCTATTGTTCCAAAAGAGGAGTTAAAAACAATAGAAGATTTAAGAACGTATATAATTTCTAAGTTGGATAATTATGAAGAAGAACAGTTTTATAAATGTACAAATGCGATTGTGAATCTAGATGAGAAAATATATAAATACAGTTCGATTTCAGATAATGAAATGTTGAATTATTTATCAGAAAAATCCGATCAACAGATTACTGCACCAATGGCCAGAGGATGGAGATTTTGGGCACAATTTTTGGGATTTGGATATATGAATGGTTTTGTTTTCCTTCCAAATGCTTATGTGTTTGTCAAAGATGTAATAAAACTTATGGACTTAGAAAAAAAGAAAGAATATCAAATTGATGATTTTATGACAAGATTTAACCAATATGGAAAAATACTGTCAGGCAATCCCAAAAGAGAGAAAAACCTAAATATTGCGTTTTCAAGTGCGTTAAGACAACTACATGAAAATGGAGAAATATCTTTGAAATATGTCTCTGATAAGGGTAGCAAGTGGATTTTATATCCATCTAATGAGGCGTTCAATGATCCTATAGGCGCGATTATTTATAAGGGGGTTAAATAATGAATATTGAGATAGCAAAGCAAAGATATAAAAGTGTTTTTCGCCCTGACGTAATTAATAACACAAAAGGTGACTTTTTGGCAACCCATGTGCCAATGAAAAATTTATATGTAATTTCTCATGCGGATGTTACTCTACAAGATAAAAAACATCCGATGACGGAGGAAGAGGTCTTTGATAGATTTTTCGCTTCAAGTGAGGAAGATCAATTTGTATTAGTAAAAGGAGCAAGTGGTGCTGGTAAGTCTCATTTGATTAGATGGTTTTACACAATGTTGGAGCTTCGTAAAACTGAAAGAGAAATAGTATTACCTATTAAAAGAGCTGATAACACGTTAAAAGGAACTATAAAGCAGCTGATAGATATGCCAGAAGTTCAAAATATGCCCAATAAGAATCTTTACAAGAAATTGGCATCTGCATCAACAACTATGCCTGAAATAGAATTAAAAAACACAATTTACTATACATTTGTAAATTTGATTGAGAGTGATGATGGGAAAGCTAGCGAAGATACTGAGAGAATGATAAATCGTGTGAATCGCCAACATTTAGTAGCACTTCTTCAGAATTCTTTGTTTAAAGAAAGGTTGATGTTAGAAGATGGACCAATCGAAAGAATCTATTGTAAATTTGCAGAAAATAAGACTACGGAAGTTAATGACAAGGCTGCAGAATTCATAAGTGCAGATTTTGAACTAGACTCGAATTTTTTTAATGAGTTATTGAATTCTGGTGCAGATGAAAAAGCTAGAAAAATTGCAAATAAACTTATTGATAATGACGCTTTTGTGAAAAAAATTGTGGATTATATAAACTTATTTGTAGAAAAAGTGATTCAGAGATGTGCTGGCTTAGAACCGGGAGATTTAGGGCTAGTAATACAAGAAATACGACAAGAACTTTATAAACAAGGAAAAACATTAACTATTTTAATTGAGGATATTACGGCAGCATCTGGAGTTGATGACTCGTTATTAGACGCGTTATTGACTAATAAGGTTGCATATCCTGATAAGAATCTGTGTAGGATCAATTCTATAGTAGGTTCTACAGACGGTTACTATGTTGATAAATTTCGTGTAAATACTAAAGCTAGAATTGAAAATTTTATTAATGTATCAGATGATATGTTTAATAATGATGTAAATGGACTAGTAGAGTTTTTTGCAAGATACTTGAATACAATATCATTGCCCGAAGATGCTATTGATAAGTGGTTAGGCAATAAAGCTGACCCAGATTTATATCCAGTGCATGAGGTGACTATCGGCAATGGATGGGATGAATTTAAATTGGGGAATTCTCATATTAATCTATTTCCTTTTTCATCTAGAGCAATTACATTTTTGTATAAAAAACAGGATTCGAATATGCGACATCCACGAGCATTGATGAGAGATATTTTGGAACCGTATATCAAAAATTCGTTAGAAGATTTACAAGATTATCCAAAAAGAAGATCATCGCTTGAGGGAATGGATCCTACATTACAAAATACCATATACAATCGAAATGATCTTGATGATAACACAAAAATCAGGTTGACACAGTTTATGTATATATGGGGTGATGGTACTAATAATGTATATTCTAAAGATGGAGTTAGATATATTGGTGGAATAGCAGATTGTGTTTATGAACAATTAGGATTACCATTACTTGACGGAAAACAGGTTGAAACGCCGACTGGCGAAGATGAAGATCTTACACAAATTGATCCTCCAAAGCCAGTTACACCAGATCCAGTTGTACAGATAGTTAAAGAAAATGAGCAGGTGGCCATTGCATTAAAAGAAGTAGATAAATGGATAGAGAATGTAGACTATAAATTAAATATAGGACAGACTACAGCAAATGTAAGAGCTTTAAATGAAGCCAGAAAGAATATGAATGCATATTTATATGCAGTAATAGACTGGGCGTCAGAAGGGGTTCCTATTGATGCAATGGTTAGAGTTAGAGATACAAGTAACAAGTTTTTAGTTTCATTTGAACGACAAACAATGAAGAGTGATTCGGTTGTTGTTTTGCCAGCATCCATAGAATCTAGAAAAATCATAGAAGCATTTGTACGTTGGAGTGAAATTGGTGGAAAATCATGGAACTTTGAAGGCTCTACAGATTATTTGTTTAGAGTGCAAAAATGGACAGAGAGTATTAAGCCTATAATTGTAAAATCAATTATGAGATATGAAGAAACAGAAATAGACTACTTTTCATTTGCAGCAGCTGCAGAGTTCTATCGATTGATTTTTAATGGACAATGTAAGAGTTTTCAAAAGCCACAAAACTTTAATGTGGAAATGCTTTTGAAAAAAAATGTAGTAGATAATGCTAGTAATGGTCATACAAAGAATTGGAATGATCTTTTAAAGAAAATGAATGGTTCGGATGGTAATGATGCGAGAAATTGTGTGCTACAATATTACAATCTACCACAAGGTACTGCAGTTACGTCTACGAATTATGAGTTTGATTATATTTCATTTAACAAAGCTGTAAGAAAAGTTATAAATACAGGACTAAAGTATGGTATTGATGATTTACAGTTAGAAGACCCTGTTAGAAAAAGACGTCTCATGAGCGAGTATTTGAAGTATATCCTCGACAGAATTGATACTGTTGTATCTGGGGAAAAGAATGCTTTAAATGAGGTTATTGATGTATTAGGAAAAGTGGTTGACTTAGATGATATTGATGACGAAGAAGATATCAAAGAAATTATTACATCAATTAAAAAGTTTTATAATCAAGCTCAGATTAGTCATATAAGCGTAGCAATACATTATGATGTTTCTTTAATTAACAGTTGTAATAAAAATGCAGGAGCAATAGTGTCTGCTATCAAAACAGCAAATCAGATAAAAGAAACTACTGATACACAAGAATTGTTATTGAAATTTAGTAAAGACCCAGTATTTGCATTAAGTGATTTTGCAAAACTGCTTACTTTGACTAATAGTGATTTGGTTATAGCTAAACAGGAAGTTGCAAATAGAATGAACAATGTTATTTCAGCTGGTGGAGGAAATAATACAGATCAATATAATACTGATAAAGAAAATCTGCAGGAATGCAAAAAAATAATTGCGGAGGTGAAATAAATGCTAATTGATGATATTAAACAAGAAATTAAGAGTATGAAGCAATTAGATTCAATCGAGTCAGCTGCGCAAGATGCTGAAAGAAGACAAAAAAACGATGCAGATTTCACCTCTTTAGTACTTGCATTTACAGCTTCTGTAGAAAAAATAAAAGAGGCTAAAAATGTACTTGTATTTAAATTAACTGATGAGACCATTCAATACTTAAATGACGGTGTAAACGGATTAGAGAATGTAATTAGTTCAATGGTAGTAGACGAATCGGCATTGAATGAAGTGAAACAACATATTACAAAAAAGGTGAATCCAGCATTATCAAAGGAATGGAAGGCGTTTCATAAAACAAAGACAATGGGGTTGTCTGGAAAACTATCATCAATAGGTAGTCTTGTGTCAGATAAAAATAAAATTGATACCATTCGAACCAATATTAATAACGGAAGCGAATGGGCTGGATTGCTGTTAAAAGATGATGGTGTTCATACAAGATTAGAATTATTAAAAGATGGAATAGACCAAGTCAATCAGTTGGAACAGAACTTAAACCTTAGCGAAGAAATAAAAGATTTTCTTGTAAAAGTAACAAGTGGAAAAGCTAGGGCTACTGATGTTAATGAAAACATTATCAATTGGATTATTAAAGAAAATTTAATTGAAAAATTCGTTATCAATTTCAAAAATTAAAGATAATAAATTGACACTATAGCACAATGGAGATATACTTAAGTAGGTACTTAAGTATATCTCTTGTTGCTTGGAGGCATTATGGATTATATATATAGATTTCCTGTAGTTAGAGGAACACAGGCTGGAACAGAATACTATATTGCGATGGTTCCACTTAAAATGTTAGCAAGATTATTCCCGGTAGACGATGAAGAGTTTGTTTTACCTGAATATAGAGCTCAAAGAAAACTAAATGAAACAAGAATTCCGGTTATAAGCAAATATATCTTAGAAAACAGAGATAGTTATGTTTTTTCAGCATTAGCTGCATCAATTGACGGAGAGTTTTCTTTTAAGTCTACTGCAGATAATGCAGATACAGGAGTGTTAGAAGTGTCTATGGATGCGCATTTCTTAATTAATGATGGACAACATAGAAAATCGGCAATAATGGCTGCTTTAAAAGAAGATTCAACATTGGGAGACGAGACTATTTCTATTGTTTTTTATGCAGATCAAGGTCTCAAAAGAAGCCAGCAGATTTTTACAGATTTAAACAAGAATGCAGTTAAAACGTCAAATTCAATTTCAGAATTGTATGACTCAAGAGATGTAATGGCTGTATTAACTAGAAATGTGATTTGGAATATTGAATTTTTAAATACGTATACTGACAAAGAAAAGGATATTTTAGGTAAATACTCTTCAAGTTTATTTACGCTAAATACTTTTTATACTGCAAACAAAATTATTGTAGGAAGAAGCATAGAGCCAAATTCAGAAGAGTTTTTACTAAAGTATTGGAATTTAATTGTAAAATATATGAAACAGTGGCAGGAGTTGCAGAGCAGAGAAATAACTAAGGTAGATTTGAGAGAAAACTTTATAGCAACTCAGAGTATAGTAATACAAGCTTTTGGTAGAATTGGTAATTATTTTTACACTAACCCCAATAATATGGATGTGATTTTACAACAATTGGAAAAAATAAATTGGAGTAGAAACGCACAACAATGGTATATGCGTGCTATAGGTAAGAATGGACGTATTATTACAAATAAAAAGGCAGCATTACTGATTTCCAATGTTATAAAAAAAGAAATCGGCATTCCACTTTCTCAAGAAGAAGAGGATGCTGAAATTCAATTAAAGAAAACTATAGAAAATAGAGGATAGAAAATGGCAATTACAAAAGATTTAATAGATGGCCTTATTGTCACAATTCAAAATTTATATTTGGCAGATGATATTCCTTGGATGATTGGATATTCAGGAGGAAAAGATAGTACAGCAGCGGTACAGTTAGTGTGGATGGCAATTGAACAACTTCCTGAACGCGATAGAAAGAAAACAATTCATATTATGAATACAGATACACTTGTAGAATCACCAGTTGTATCTAAATGGGTTGATAAGTCTCTTAAATCCATGAAGGATGAAGCAGAGAAAAAAGGATTACCATTCGTTCCAACTAAGCTTATTCCGGATTACAATAATACATTTTGGGTTAATTTAATTGGTAGAGGATATCCATTTCCAAGAATGAAGTATAGATGGTGTACTGACAGATTAAAAATTCAGCCAGTGAACAATTTTATCAAGAATAAAATTGCGGAACATGGAGAAATAATCCTTGTTTTAGGAACTAGAAAACAGGAAAGTACCAGACGTAATCGAACAATGACAAATCTAGAAAAGAGAAGAGTACGTGAATTATTAAGTCCTAATCCTACGTTGGCAAATGAACTTGTGTTTTCGCCAATGGAAGATTGGTCAGATGATGATGTATGGTCTTTCTTATTGCAATACAAGAATCCATGGAATTATTCAAATATGGATTTAATGACTATGTATAGAGGTGCAACTGCTGATAACGAATGTCCTTTACAAGTAGATAAGTCAGCTCCAACTTGTGGAAAAAGTCGATTTGGTTGTTGGGTATGTACCATGGTTGAAAAAGATAAATCTATGGAGGCAATGATTCTTAATGACCAGGAAAAAGAATGGATGAGTATTCTTTTAGAATTTAGAAATGAATTTGGAAATGAGGAGGGGGATCGTGAGAGAAGAAGCTTCCGTAGAATGAGAGGAAATCTTCAAGGAAATTACGGTAAGCTGTTCCATGGACCATATAAGAAGGAAGTTAGAGAATATTGGTTAGAAAGACTTCTAAATATTCAAAAGGAGATTCAAGAAAATGGACCTGAAGAGTTTTCAGATCTTGAATTGATTCGTATTCCAGAGCTACAAGCCATTCGTAGAATTTGGGTTAATGATAAACATGAATTTGATGATTCATTACCTAAAATATATGAGAAAGTAGTTGGAAAAGAATTTGAGGATCCTGAATGGATTCATTATGAAAATTTTGAGGCTGAAGAGTGGAATATACTAAAAGAAGTTTGTGAAGAAATGTTTCCAGATGAAGAACTTGCGTTTGAAATGATGTATTCACTGGTAGACGTTGAGAGCAAGTCTTCTGGTGTTAACCAGAGAAAAGGTATTCTTGATAGTGTAAATAGTATTATAGGAAAAACTTGCTATAAAAACGAAGAGGATGCTACTCAGTATTACACAGATATGATGCATCGAAAAAAAGAAAATGGTGGTAAGTACAATGAAAAATTCTTGGATTATCAGCCATTAGAATCTGAATTTGATGAAGAGGAAGAATAGTCGATGATTATAAAAAAACTAGAATTACATAATTTCGGTGTATATGCAGGAGACAATAGATTTCTCTTTGAAGGAAATAAACCGATTGTCTTAGTTGGTGGTATGAATGGTAGAGGAAAAACAACTTTCTTAGAGGCTGTGCTATTAGCACTTTATGGTTCTAACTCCTTTGCATACTCTGAAAGTGAATATAGATCATATTTACAGTATCTAAAATCCTTTGTAAATAGAAATGCGGATGATAAAGAATGTAGTGTTGAATTAGAGTTTGAAATAGATAATGGAATTAAGGAAAACTACGTTGTTAGAAGAAGATGGGATATTTTAACAAAGAAAACTAAAGAAGAGATATTCGTATATAAAGACGGCGAGTTCAATGAATTTTTAACTAACAACTGGCCAATGTTCGTTGAGAATATTTTACCAAGTGCTTTATCTAGTTTTTTCTTCTTTGACGGAGAAAAGATTGCTGAAATGGCTGTTGATAGCACGAATGTACAATTAAAAAATGCTATTCGCTCTATGTTGGGAATTAATGTGCTGGATGTTCTTGAAAATGATATTTTAAGAAACCTAAAGAAAGTCAGCAAACAGGATGCAGATAATAAGACATCTGAAGAACTAGAAGCTTTAAGAACTGAAAAAGATAATGCAGCTATCGAGTTAGAACAGATTACTGCAAAACTAGAAAAAACAGCGGCTATCTTGGAAGAACACAATAATAAATTAGAGTCATTGCATCAATTATATACTGCAAAAGGCGGTGATGCAGTAGAAAAGAAGCAAGAAACTATTCAAAAGCGTGCAAAGCTTAAGTCTGAATTAGAAGCAGAGGAAAATAAAGCTTATGAAATTGCAGCTAATGAATTACCACTAGCTCTTGTTGCTGATTTAATTCAAGATATTAAATTGCAGGCAGTAGATGAGCATACAGAAACCATTATGCAAGAAGCGATTCTTCAATTTGATATGTTATTGGAAGATTTTTCTGCGATTTATGACGGTGATACAAAAGCAAGTATTGATTTCATTGATTTTGTAAAAGAACAAACTCAAAGTAATCAAGAAGATCCAATTTATGAACTGTCGGATCATGCTCTTTTCCAGGTAAATACATTAAATGAAGGCACGCTTGATAATAGTTGTACTGAAATGAAAGCTATCTTTAACAAAAAGAAAGTACTTGCTAAGCAAATTGCTGAATTAGACAGCTATTTAACCCTAGACATTAATGATAAAGAATTACAACGTATTTACAAGAAAATAAAACAAGCAGAAGAAAAGATTATTCAAGATAAGGTAGTTATTTCAGACTTAGAGCAGAAACACGCGCAGGCCACATCCAAACTGAATTCTGCCACATCTGAATTCAACAAATATGTGGAAGCATATTTGGCTACAGCAGAATTAAGAGATAGTGTAGATCGTACTGTTAAATACTCCAATATGGCACTTAAAATAATTGAAAAGTACCAGGTCGCATTACAGAAGAAAAAAGCTGGTGTTCTGTCTAAGACAATTACTAAATGTTATAAACAGCTTGCAAATAAGAAGAATCTGATTAGCAAAATCGAAATGGATGCTGAAACCCTTAATGTCAAATATTTATCTGAAAATGGTCATGAGGTACCAAGGGAATCGCTTTCAGCAGGAGAACAGCAGTTAATGGTTATTTCGATACTTTGGGCATTAGCAATTTGCTCAAAGAAAAAATTGCCAGTAATTATTGATACACCATTATCTAGATTGGATTCTTTACATAGAACAGCATTGATTACAACATATTTCCCTAATGCAGGAGAACAGACTATTATTCTATCTACAGATTCTGAAATAGATGCAAGTTATTATGAATTAATGAAAGATAACGTAGGAGATGAATTTACTTTGGAATATGATGAAATTTCGAAGAGTACTTCTATTAAAAAAGGATATTTGATTGGAGCAAATATATGATTATAAAACAGGTAAGGGTTTCCCAACAGGCGAAGGATCAATTATCTCGTCTTAAAGGAAAAACAGGAATCAAAAATTGGAATGTCTTATGTAGATGGGCATTATGTTATTCTCTCAGTGAAAAAACATTGCCCACAGATATTCAAATAGTAGCAGATAGTAATCTTGAAATGTCTTGGTTTACATTTGGTGGAGAATATTATGAAATATATGAAGCTCTTGTTAAGGCATGGTGTATAAAAATGAATTTGCCAACAGATGATGAAACCGTTTCCAAATATTTCAGACTTAATTTAGAACGAGGCATTGCACATTTGTGTGGTACTGGGTTTATAAAAAGCTTGGATGATTTAGTAAAACTAGCAATAAAGAGGTAGTTGTATGAGTGTTTATTTAGATTATAATGCATCAGCTCCAATTGACCAGAGAGTGTTGGATGAGATGATCATTGCGTATCAAAATAAAGCGGGAAATGCGGATAGTAGAACACATTCTTTTGGTGAAGAGGCTAGAAGTGTAGTAGAAAATGCAAGAAAACAGGTGGCCAGTTTATTAGGAATATCTTCAAGTGAAGTGTTTTTTACTAGCGGAGCAACGGAGAGCAATAACATTGCGTTACAAGGACTAAAAGAATATGCTGAAAAAACAGGAAAAAAGCATATTATAACCACTAGTATAGAACATAAGACTATCCTTGAAACAGCAAAACATATGGCAATTGATGGATATGAAGTGGACTTTGTTAATCCTAATGAATCTGGTCAAGTAAGTGTAGAGTCTGTGTTAGAAAAATTACGTGAGGATACACTTTTGGTAAGTGTTATGCATGTCAACAACGAAACGGGTGCAATTCAGCCAGTACTAGAACTTGGTGATGAGTTGCAAAAAAGAGGTGTGCTTTTCCATATCGATGCGACACAAAGCTGTGGAAAGTTAGTGGAGGAAATTAGAAGTCTGAAATATGACATGTTGTCATTCAGTGCTCATAAATTAATGGGACCACAGGGTGTAGGAGCGTTGATTCTAAAGAGAAAAGCATATAAGCGTCCACCGGTTAAAGGGATTATGTATGGAGGTCAGCAGGAACAAGGAATACGACCAGGTACAATTCCTGTAGCATTAGTTGTTGGATGCGGTAAAGCATGCGAAATCGCAGAACAGGAATATAAAGAGAACGAGAGTCATTCCCGTCAGATTAAGCTTGCAATATTATCCACTTTAGAAGAATCTGGATTGAAGTATCAAATAAATGGAAATCAGGATATTTGTATATCTAGTACATTGAACATTGCAATAGATGGTGTTTCTTCAGAGGCGCTAATGATTTCTAGCAAGCAATATTGTGGTATATCCAATGGTTCAGCATGTACATCATCTAATTATTCTCCAAGCTATGTTTTAGTTGCTATGGGACTTGATGTTTCACGTATAGAATCATCTTTAAGATTAAGTTGGGGACCAAACTCTGAATTAAATGAAGTAATAGATAACTTCAGAAAATTGTTAGATGTAGCAAAATTGATAGCGAATTAAGGTGGAGGTGCAGCCATGGGGGCTGATTTTGATTTTGAAATCGTTTACGAAAATAATTTAGATATGCAGAAATTTGCCCGTATGTTCAACAACACATCTCAAAGTTACAAATTCTATTGGTTTGAGGC comes from Coprococcus phoceensis and encodes:
- a CDS encoding helicase-related protein, producing the protein MSYLVAIRGFMLTYQVSLRFDNAQNFSNLSDYGIYYDSLGRKYYAVFDIPEFIMHKKFVSDSFITSSTDIPAIHSKYSLKANLFIEETTGFKSFKSFEQKLCVYGALNTPRGFTSLISMPTGGGKSLVTQVLGYEKNGLSVVIVPTVSLAIDQERAARTNIKCYKEGEIYCYYSGTKNFKEIKTAIEQRTVRLLFISPEALIKNEQFSELISKANMDRYLKNIIIDEAHIVVAWGDFFRVDYQCISPWRNELLKVNPELRTYLLSATYRDETVLSLKHLFAINNDWLEIRCDSLRKEPRFIYSKAKNYSDKRKKVLDMVNLLPHPMILYVNAPYEADKWKEYLENKGYSNINTFTGDTKSNERRNLIDDWVNNKFDLMIATSAFGVGVDKPDVRSVVHLYMPESPDTYYQELGRGGRDGLPCISAMCIDEDDISRAFNHVSKVLTTDKFWGRWWSMYRNPNNQWQGGNIAIMASTKPNYNKINYFEEGNDTDEKWNINVLLLLNRKKQIKITGLDLDAENRYIFTVKILNDVITQETSEAKAVFEKIRDEEAMKSQNAFFTIKNAIDKSDRLCWSEMFFETYPLVSECCPGCNCHENMIITENNRFPLVVDVKGPEKNLTDEMVDFFANTNEALIITDEDPGELIQKYKPNVVVSSSLDNIRESNIVGINYMNFQELRALQVHDNGFYISGLVMAIYDDDDKDQAKAEYQTIYKYLNKKRYVIHVSKHDFCVSNNTGKMITDQIDGTVIR
- the dndB gene encoding DNA sulfur modification protein DndB, which produces MDYIYRFPVVRGTQAGTEYYIAMVPLKMLARLFPVDDEEFVLPEYRAQRKLNETRIPVISKYILENRDSYVFSALAASIDGEFSFKSTADNADTGVLEVSMDAHFLINDGQHRKSAIMAALKEDSTLGDETISIVFYADQGLKRSQQIFTDLNKNAVKTSNSISELYDSRDVMAVLTRNVIWNIEFLNTYTDKEKDILGKYSSSLFTLNTFYTANKIIVGRSIEPNSEEFLLKYWNLIVKYMKQWQELQSREITKVDLRENFIATQSIVIQAFGRIGNYFYTNPNNMDVILQQLEKINWSRNAQQWYMRAIGKNGRIITNKKAALLISNVIKKEIGIPLSQEEEDAEIQLKKTIENRG
- the dndC gene encoding DNA phosphorothioation system sulfurtransferase DndC codes for the protein MAITKDLIDGLIVTIQNLYLADDIPWMIGYSGGKDSTAAVQLVWMAIEQLPERDRKKTIHIMNTDTLVESPVVSKWVDKSLKSMKDEAEKKGLPFVPTKLIPDYNNTFWVNLIGRGYPFPRMKYRWCTDRLKIQPVNNFIKNKIAEHGEIILVLGTRKQESTRRNRTMTNLEKRRVRELLSPNPTLANELVFSPMEDWSDDDVWSFLLQYKNPWNYSNMDLMTMYRGATADNECPLQVDKSAPTCGKSRFGCWVCTMVEKDKSMEAMILNDQEKEWMSILLEFRNEFGNEEGDRERRSFRRMRGNLQGNYGKLFHGPYKKEVREYWLERLLNIQKEIQENGPEEFSDLELIRIPELQAIRRIWVNDKHEFDDSLPKIYEKVVGKEFEDPEWIHYENFEAEEWNILKEVCEEMFPDEELAFEMMYSLVDVESKSSGVNQRKGILDSVNSIIGKTCYKNEEDATQYYTDMMHRKKENGGKYNEKFLDYQPLESEFDEEEE
- the dndD gene encoding DNA sulfur modification protein DndD produces the protein MIIKKLELHNFGVYAGDNRFLFEGNKPIVLVGGMNGRGKTTFLEAVLLALYGSNSFAYSESEYRSYLQYLKSFVNRNADDKECSVELEFEIDNGIKENYVVRRRWDILTKKTKEEIFVYKDGEFNEFLTNNWPMFVENILPSALSSFFFFDGEKIAEMAVDSTNVQLKNAIRSMLGINVLDVLENDILRNLKKVSKQDADNKTSEELEALRTEKDNAAIELEQITAKLEKTAAILEEHNNKLESLHQLYTAKGGDAVEKKQETIQKRAKLKSELEAEENKAYEIAANELPLALVADLIQDIKLQAVDEHTETIMQEAILQFDMLLEDFSAIYDGDTKASIDFIDFVKEQTQSNQEDPIYELSDHALFQVNTLNEGTLDNSCTEMKAIFNKKKVLAKQIAELDSYLTLDINDKELQRIYKKIKQAEEKIIQDKVVISDLEQKHAQATSKLNSATSEFNKYVEAYLATAELRDSVDRTVKYSNMALKIIEKYQVALQKKKAGVLSKTITKCYKQLANKKNLISKIEMDAETLNVKYLSENGHEVPRESLSAGEQQLMVISILWALAICSKKKLPVIIDTPLSRLDSLHRTALITTYFPNAGEQTIILSTDSEIDASYYELMKDNVGDEFTLEYDEISKSTSIKKGYLIGANI